GCTGCCACCACCTCGCCGCCCGACTTTCGGACGACCTCGATCGTCTCCTTCGTGGATTTCCCCGTCGTGATCACATCCTCCACTACGAGCAATCGTTCCCCGGGCCTGATTATAAAGCCGCGCCGGAGCGTCAGTTCCCCGTTCACGCGTTCGGCGAACAGCGCGCGGACCCCGAGCGCTCTCGCGGTCTCATGGGACACGAACACGCCGCCGAGCGCCGGCGCTATGACGGCGTCGATCCGCGAATGCCGGAACGGTTCTGCCAGCGCAGCACACAGTCTGGTTGCGATCTCGGGCTGCTGGAGCACG
The Nitrospirota bacterium DNA segment above includes these coding regions:
- the pyrE gene encoding orotate phosphoribosyltransferase: MTSEQVLDIYTKTGALLTGHFLLSSGLHSEQYLQSALVLQQPEIATRLCAALAEPFRHSRIDAVIAPALGGVFVSHETARALGVRALFAERVNGELTLRRGFIIRPGERLLVVEDVITTGKSTKETIEVVRKSGGEVVAAASLIDRSGGKAELGVPYQSLVTLNVPTYAPEACPLCKAGGTPVKPGSRGLK